From one Salinibacterium hongtaonis genomic stretch:
- a CDS encoding ABC transporter ATP-binding protein — MTLIASAPTATTGALSVSLSGVGRVFDDRVVLRDVDLDIAAGEVIALVGASGCGKSTLLRQVSGLDRPSSGSITIAGTAVTGIDLRCSVGFQEPRLLPWRTLAHNVSLGLPRGTEREEGRARVAELLRLVGLSDSAALRPRQVSGGMAQRASLARALARKPGVLVLDEPFGALDALTRLQMQDLLLDIHTVEPTTILLVTHDVDEALYLADRVVLIGTHPDAPRNSGAGIRSIIQVPGERPRDRGDATLAQLRADLLSGLGVHTHHHA; from the coding sequence GTGACTTTGATCGCCTCTGCACCTACCGCCACGACGGGCGCGCTTTCTGTTTCCCTCTCAGGGGTCGGACGAGTGTTTGACGACCGCGTTGTCCTGCGGGATGTCGACCTGGATATTGCCGCCGGTGAGGTCATCGCTCTCGTCGGCGCATCCGGCTGCGGCAAGTCCACTCTCCTTCGGCAGGTTTCGGGACTAGACCGCCCGAGCTCCGGCAGCATCACCATTGCGGGCACAGCGGTTACGGGAATCGATCTGCGCTGTTCCGTGGGATTTCAGGAACCTCGGCTGCTGCCGTGGCGCACTCTCGCTCACAACGTCTCCCTCGGTCTGCCACGCGGTACCGAGCGGGAGGAGGGCCGGGCGCGAGTGGCAGAGCTGCTGCGCCTCGTCGGGCTCTCCGATTCGGCCGCCCTTCGCCCTCGGCAGGTGTCCGGGGGAATGGCTCAGCGCGCCTCGCTCGCCCGTGCGCTCGCCCGCAAGCCCGGCGTTCTCGTGCTCGACGAGCCGTTCGGTGCTCTCGACGCCCTAACCCGACTGCAAATGCAGGATCTGCTCCTCGATATCCACACGGTCGAACCGACCACGATTCTTCTCGTCACTCACGATGTCGACGAGGCACTCTATTTGGCCGACCGGGTGGTGTTAATCGGCACGCATCCGGATGCTCCTCGTAACAGCGGAGCGGGCATCCGCAGCATCATTCAGGTTCCGGGGGAGCGCCCTCGCGACCGCGGAGATGCGACCCTCGCCCAGCTGCGCGCTGATCTTCTCAGCGGCCTCGGCGTTCACACTCATCACCACGCATAA
- the nusB gene encoding transcription antitermination factor NusB, whose protein sequence is MSARTKARKRALDILYGADLREISLNSAIAAESERASHEPARQESWRYALQIVTGITEHGDEIDELIETYAQGWTIDRMPVLDRALVRIGIWEIMFNDEVPDAVAISEAVKLAEELSTDDSAGFVNGLLGRIAQLRA, encoded by the coding sequence GTGAGCGCTCGCACTAAAGCGCGCAAGCGCGCTCTCGACATTCTCTATGGCGCAGATCTCCGTGAGATCTCGCTCAACAGCGCAATTGCGGCGGAATCCGAACGCGCCTCCCACGAACCCGCCCGCCAAGAGTCGTGGCGCTATGCGCTCCAGATCGTCACAGGAATCACCGAGCATGGCGATGAGATCGATGAACTCATCGAGACCTACGCCCAGGGCTGGACGATCGACCGCATGCCCGTGCTCGATCGTGCTCTCGTGCGCATCGGAATCTGGGAGATCATGTTCAACGATGAGGTGCCAGACGCCGTGGCGATTTCGGAGGCGGTGAAGCTCGCAGAAGAGCTGAGCACCGACGATTCCGCTGGTTTTGTCAACGGACTTCTCGGCAGGATTGCCCAGCTCCGCGCTTAG
- the efp gene encoding elongation factor P — protein MASTADIKNGVVIKIDGQLWTVIDFQHVKPGKGGAFVRTKMKNVVTGKTVDKTYNAGTKIETENVDRRDFTYLYKDGESFVFMDSTDYDQINVPESVVGDAQNFMLENQPVTIALNNGNPLYIDLPASVVLEITYTEPGLQGDRSTGGTKPATVETGYEIQVPLFLETGTRVKVDTRTGDYLGRVND, from the coding sequence ATGGCATCAACTGCTGACATCAAGAACGGCGTCGTTATCAAGATCGACGGCCAGCTCTGGACTGTTATCGACTTCCAGCACGTCAAGCCCGGCAAGGGTGGCGCATTCGTGCGCACGAAGATGAAGAACGTCGTCACTGGCAAGACCGTCGACAAGACCTACAACGCTGGCACCAAGATCGAGACCGAGAACGTTGATCGCCGCGACTTCACCTACCTGTACAAGGACGGCGAGTCGTTCGTGTTCATGGATTCAACGGACTACGACCAGATCAACGTTCCCGAGTCCGTCGTCGGCGATGCTCAGAACTTCATGCTCGAGAACCAGCCCGTCACCATTGCGCTCAACAACGGCAACCCGCTGTACATCGACCTGCCAGCATCCGTCGTGCTCGAGATCACCTACACGGAGCCTGGCCTCCAGGGTGACCGCTCTACCGGTGGAACCAAGCCCGCGACGGTAGAAACCGGGTACGAGATCCAGGTGCCCCTGTTCCTTGAGACGGGAACCCGCGTCAAGGTCGACACCCGCACGGGCGACTACCTGGGCCGCGTCAACGACTAG
- the aroB gene encoding 3-dehydroquinate synthase, producing the protein MSITTITVSGTEPYDVLVGRDILGTLPSVIGPDARKVLIVHPPTLAARAAELRENLLDTYEVVLAEIPDAEAGKRVEVAAFCWQVLGQSDFTRSDVVVGFGGGAVTDLAGFVAATWLRGVRLVQIPSTLLGMVDAAIGGKTGINTNEGKNLVGCFYAPAGVIVDLDVLTGLSKMEILAGFGEVVKYGFIAEPEILDIIERDVERATDPSTEEFRRLVELSIGIKARVVGDDFTEQGQREILNYGHTLGHAVEYAERFQWRHGAAVAIGMMFAAELARLSGRLSDDVVDRHRSILESLQLPTTYPAGRWNTLISVMKRDKKARGELLRFIILDDVGRPTVLAGPDQSLLFAAYQEIGS; encoded by the coding sequence ATGAGCATCACGACGATCACGGTGAGCGGCACCGAGCCTTACGATGTGCTCGTCGGGCGAGACATTCTGGGCACGCTGCCCTCTGTTATCGGGCCGGATGCGCGCAAGGTTCTGATCGTGCATCCTCCGACTCTCGCTGCCCGAGCGGCCGAGCTTCGTGAGAACCTACTCGACACCTATGAGGTCGTCCTCGCAGAGATCCCGGATGCCGAGGCTGGCAAGCGGGTGGAGGTCGCCGCATTCTGCTGGCAGGTTCTGGGCCAGTCTGATTTCACGCGATCGGATGTTGTCGTCGGCTTCGGCGGCGGCGCCGTCACCGACCTCGCCGGTTTCGTTGCGGCAACGTGGTTGCGCGGAGTTCGTCTCGTGCAGATCCCCTCAACCCTCCTGGGCATGGTCGACGCAGCCATAGGCGGCAAGACCGGTATCAATACGAACGAGGGCAAGAACCTTGTCGGCTGCTTTTATGCCCCGGCCGGTGTCATCGTTGATCTCGACGTTCTCACGGGTCTCAGCAAGATGGAGATCCTCGCTGGGTTCGGCGAGGTCGTGAAGTACGGCTTCATCGCGGAGCCCGAGATCCTCGACATCATCGAGCGCGATGTAGAGCGGGCTACCGACCCGTCGACGGAGGAGTTCCGCCGGCTCGTGGAGCTATCGATCGGCATCAAGGCTCGCGTGGTGGGGGATGACTTCACTGAGCAGGGACAGCGCGAGATTCTGAATTACGGGCACACCCTGGGCCACGCCGTGGAATATGCAGAGCGCTTTCAATGGCGTCACGGCGCGGCTGTCGCGATCGGCATGATGTTTGCCGCCGAGCTTGCCCGGCTGAGTGGGCGCCTCTCCGATGATGTCGTTGACCGTCATCGCTCAATTCTCGAGTCGTTACAGTTGCCGACCACCTACCCTGCGGGGCGGTGGAACACCCTGATCAGCGTGATGAAGCGCGATAAAAAGGCTCGCGGGGAGCTGCTTCGGTTCATCATTCTTGACGATGTCGGTCGCCCGACCGTGCTCGCCGGCCCGGACCAAAGCCTGCTCTTCGCCGCATATCAGGAGATTGGTTCGTAG
- a CDS encoding shikimate kinase encodes MAGEEARPVVIFIGAPGSGKTKIGRRVAKLLGVTFVDSDKRIVAEHGDIADIFTQHGEPYFRELERATISEALRERVVLSVGGGAVMHPETRAEFAQHRIVQLTVSAEAVESRITGGKRPLLSSGLDAWRTLVDKRSSVYNELATRSWDTSSRPIDSIAADIAEWVADEADIPLAAQRTTTDGNEAR; translated from the coding sequence ATGGCGGGGGAGGAGGCGCGCCCCGTCGTCATTTTCATCGGTGCGCCGGGTTCGGGCAAGACCAAGATCGGCAGAAGAGTTGCCAAACTCCTCGGCGTGACGTTCGTCGATTCCGACAAGCGCATAGTCGCTGAGCACGGGGACATCGCCGACATTTTCACGCAGCACGGCGAGCCCTATTTTCGGGAGCTTGAGCGAGCGACGATAAGCGAAGCGCTTCGTGAGCGAGTAGTTCTTTCTGTGGGTGGGGGTGCCGTCATGCATCCAGAAACTCGGGCCGAGTTCGCCCAGCATCGAATTGTGCAGCTCACGGTCTCTGCAGAGGCAGTCGAGAGCCGGATCACCGGAGGAAAACGCCCTCTCCTCTCCTCGGGGCTCGACGCCTGGCGCACACTGGTAGACAAGCGAAGCAGTGTCTACAACGAGCTGGCGACGCGATCATGGGATACGTCGAGCCGCCCGATCGACTCGATCGCCGCAGATATCGCCGAATGGGTCGCTGACGAGGCCGACATCCCGCTCGCGGCACAGCGCACAACGACAGACGGGAACGAAGCACGATGA
- the aroC gene encoding chorismate synthase, which yields MLRWLTAGESHGPELVAILEGLPAGVPVSLDDIRADLARRKLGYGRGARMKFEEDVLTISGGVRFGETMGSPIALRVGNTEWPRWVDVMSASPVDPTTLPKGRGAPLTRPRPGHADLVGMQKYDFAEARNVLERASARETAARVALGAIARKFLAELGVELVSHTLSIGTVRVPEGSALPAAGDVATLDSDPLRCFDKSTSDLMVAEVDRAHDDGDTLGGVVEVLAYGLPPGLGSYVHWDRRIDSQLAGALMGIQAIKGVEVGDGFLTTTRRGSEAHDELFQTDAGITRSSDRAGGTEGGMTTGTVLRVRAGMKPIATVPHALRTVDVEKGGPAEAHHQRSDVCAVPAAGVVAEAMVALVLANSMLEKFGGDSVTETRRNLDSYVSSIPGSLSTTSASDPSLA from the coding sequence ATGCTTCGTTGGTTGACCGCTGGAGAATCTCACGGCCCCGAACTTGTGGCAATCCTTGAGGGATTGCCCGCCGGTGTGCCTGTTTCGCTCGACGACATTCGTGCTGACCTCGCGCGCCGCAAGCTCGGCTATGGTCGCGGCGCACGGATGAAGTTCGAAGAAGACGTACTCACCATCTCGGGTGGAGTCCGTTTCGGAGAGACGATGGGAAGCCCCATCGCTCTGCGGGTCGGAAACACGGAATGGCCGCGCTGGGTAGATGTGATGAGCGCCTCTCCCGTTGACCCCACCACGCTTCCCAAGGGCCGGGGAGCGCCCCTGACGCGCCCGCGTCCTGGCCATGCCGACCTCGTCGGAATGCAGAAGTACGACTTTGCTGAGGCCCGCAATGTGCTTGAGCGCGCGAGCGCCCGCGAGACCGCAGCGCGCGTTGCGCTTGGTGCTATCGCCCGCAAGTTTCTCGCGGAGCTCGGGGTGGAACTCGTCAGTCACACGCTGTCGATCGGCACCGTGCGGGTACCAGAGGGCAGCGCTCTGCCAGCAGCTGGCGATGTCGCCACGCTGGATTCCGACCCCCTGCGGTGTTTCGACAAGTCCACGTCGGACCTGATGGTTGCCGAGGTTGACCGTGCCCATGACGACGGGGACACGCTCGGCGGCGTAGTCGAGGTTTTGGCCTACGGGCTTCCGCCGGGGCTCGGCTCATACGTTCATTGGGACCGCCGCATCGATTCGCAGCTCGCAGGCGCGCTGATGGGCATTCAGGCGATCAAGGGCGTCGAGGTCGGAGACGGATTTCTCACGACGACGCGGCGGGGTTCCGAGGCGCACGACGAGCTTTTTCAGACCGACGCTGGCATTACGCGGTCAAGCGATCGCGCCGGCGGAACCGAGGGCGGCATGACCACGGGCACTGTTCTCCGGGTCCGCGCTGGCATGAAGCCCATTGCGACAGTTCCCCACGCTCTGCGCACGGTGGATGTGGAGAAGGGTGGTCCTGCTGAAGCGCACCACCAGCGCTCTGACGTGTGCGCGGTGCCCGCAGCAGGCGTTGTGGCCGAAGCGATGGTGGCCCTTGTGCTGGCTAACTCGATGCTGGAGAAGTTCGGAGGCGATTCGGTCACCGAGACGCGCCGCAACCTCGATTCCTATGTGTCGTCTATTCCCGGATCGCTGTCGACCACGTCAGCATCCGATCCTTCGCTCGCCTAA
- a CDS encoding shikimate dehydrogenase has translation MGSSPALAVLGSPIAHSRSPLLHAAAYRRLGLDWSYQAIEMTGERLPAFLDSRGPEWRGLSLTMPVKHDVVPLLDEQHDTVRLTGVCNTLLFDDGVRRGFNTDIHGIVMAFKEAGVSSMSSVEVIGGGATASSAIVAAAQMGAVRVRVSVRNPQKSRHLLDLAPRLGIDMSLESLGSPLESAPDAVISTIPNGADAGLAVARELRRASVLFDVAYEPWPTSLAQSWLEAGGRVISGFEMLLHQAVMQVRVFTSGEPDTVLPDEDAVIADMRAAVGMGAGAAS, from the coding sequence GTGGGTAGTTCCCCTGCGCTTGCTGTGCTCGGGAGCCCGATTGCTCATTCTCGCTCGCCACTCTTGCACGCGGCCGCATACCGGCGCCTAGGCCTGGATTGGAGCTATCAGGCCATCGAGATGACGGGGGAGCGCCTACCGGCCTTTCTTGACAGCAGAGGTCCAGAGTGGCGGGGACTCTCGCTTACGATGCCGGTCAAGCACGATGTTGTCCCGTTGCTTGATGAGCAGCACGACACCGTGCGGCTCACGGGAGTCTGCAACACTCTGCTGTTCGACGACGGCGTTCGACGCGGATTCAACACCGATATTCACGGCATTGTGATGGCCTTCAAAGAGGCCGGAGTGTCGTCCATGAGCTCGGTCGAGGTCATCGGCGGGGGCGCTACCGCGTCGTCCGCCATCGTGGCAGCGGCTCAGATGGGTGCGGTTCGCGTGCGCGTCTCCGTTCGCAACCCGCAGAAGAGTCGTCATTTGCTCGACCTTGCGCCTCGTCTGGGAATCGACATGTCCCTCGAGTCGCTGGGCAGCCCGCTGGAGAGCGCGCCGGATGCCGTGATCAGCACCATTCCGAACGGTGCTGATGCGGGCCTTGCGGTGGCCCGCGAGCTTCGACGGGCTTCGGTTCTGTTCGACGTTGCCTATGAGCCGTGGCCGACATCACTCGCCCAGAGCTGGCTCGAGGCCGGAGGCCGCGTGATTTCTGGTTTCGAGATGCTCCTGCATCAGGCGGTAATGCAGGTGCGCGTGTTCACCTCGGGGGAGCCCGACACCGTGTTGCCCGACGAGGACGCCGTGATTGCGGACATGCGGGCTGCCGTCGGCATGGGCGCCGGCGCAGCTTCTTAG
- the mltG gene encoding endolytic transglycosylase MltG: protein MAQDHDGWEALLTSPSAPNNSSGDRFGESTESTPRTRREAKAAGPADASGPSRPPRRRKWLGWLIAVVVILGLGAGSVGFVWLNFEDQVRKVMGWEIPPEDYTGAGTGETSIVIKDGDNGEDITRSLLEAGVIKSFDAFYALLLKENPSFYPGNYVLAEKMSARAALDALLDPASRVELTALVVEGKSSWDIYETLSAATEIPVADFEAAAADLASFGLPPEATSLEGYLFPARYTFQPGMDAHSVLQTMVDRMRASLAAAGVAPADEHRVLTIASLIQREAGSSLEDFAKVSRVIQNRIDTGMKLQFDSTAHYGWQWAHGEREESSVFSTSAELKDDNPYNTYVHTGLPPGPIGAPGDDAIAAALNPAPGDWVYFVTVNLDTGETVFSVTGDQHNAAVKQLQNWCKTTKSPNCG, encoded by the coding sequence ATGGCGCAAGATCACGATGGCTGGGAAGCTTTGTTGACGTCACCGTCGGCTCCGAACAATTCTTCGGGTGACCGCTTCGGCGAATCGACTGAATCGACCCCGCGCACCCGTCGTGAAGCCAAAGCTGCGGGCCCCGCAGATGCATCCGGGCCTTCTCGTCCACCTCGCCGCCGCAAATGGCTGGGCTGGCTAATCGCCGTCGTGGTCATTCTCGGGCTGGGTGCAGGGTCAGTAGGTTTTGTGTGGCTGAACTTTGAAGATCAGGTTCGCAAGGTCATGGGCTGGGAGATTCCGCCCGAGGACTACACCGGAGCGGGAACGGGCGAAACCAGCATTGTCATCAAGGATGGCGACAACGGCGAGGACATCACACGTTCGCTGCTCGAGGCTGGCGTGATCAAGAGTTTCGACGCGTTCTACGCTTTGCTCCTGAAGGAGAACCCTTCGTTCTATCCCGGTAACTATGTTCTCGCCGAGAAGATGAGTGCACGCGCTGCGCTGGACGCCCTGCTCGATCCCGCAAGCAGGGTCGAGTTGACCGCTCTCGTGGTCGAGGGCAAGTCTTCGTGGGATATCTATGAGACGCTCAGCGCCGCTACCGAAATCCCCGTGGCCGATTTTGAGGCTGCCGCAGCGGATCTTGCATCGTTCGGGCTGCCCCCAGAGGCAACGTCCCTCGAGGGCTACCTGTTTCCTGCTCGGTACACGTTCCAGCCCGGAATGGATGCCCATTCCGTGCTTCAAACAATGGTCGATCGGATGCGCGCGTCCCTCGCCGCCGCTGGAGTCGCTCCCGCGGACGAGCACAGGGTGCTCACCATCGCGTCGCTTATTCAGCGCGAGGCTGGCAGCAGCCTCGAGGACTTTGCCAAGGTGTCTAGGGTGATTCAGAATCGCATCGACACCGGCATGAAACTCCAGTTCGATTCGACGGCGCACTATGGCTGGCAGTGGGCACATGGCGAGCGCGAAGAGAGCAGCGTCTTCAGCACAAGCGCAGAGCTCAAGGACGATAACCCCTACAACACCTACGTTCACACGGGATTGCCGCCGGGGCCCATCGGTGCACCGGGTGACGACGCCATCGCTGCGGCCCTGAACCCCGCACCGGGTGACTGGGTGTACTTCGTCACCGTGAACCTCGACACGGGAGAGACCGTGTTCAGCGTTACCGGAGACCAGCACAATGCCGCCGTGAAGCAGCTGCAGAACTGGTGCAAGACCACGAAGAGCCCTAACTGTGGGTAG
- the ruvX gene encoding Holliday junction resolvase RuvX codes for MRSGVRLGIDVGRARIGIARSDLHGMLATPIETVKRGEGDVARILSIASEIDAVEFVVGLPLSLSGASTPSTDDAREFAMVLARSGMPTRLVDERLSTVSAQQALRANGRTTKNSRSVVDQVAAVIILQHALDSERSSGNAPGSLVVPDEGTA; via the coding sequence ATGAGGAGCGGGGTAAGGCTCGGCATCGATGTGGGTCGTGCGCGCATCGGAATCGCACGATCCGACCTGCACGGCATGCTTGCGACTCCGATCGAGACGGTAAAGCGGGGCGAGGGTGATGTCGCTCGGATTCTCAGCATCGCGTCAGAGATCGACGCTGTGGAGTTCGTGGTCGGGCTGCCGCTCTCGCTCTCGGGTGCGAGTACTCCCTCCACTGATGACGCTCGAGAGTTCGCCATGGTTCTGGCGCGCTCCGGAATGCCAACCCGCCTCGTCGATGAGCGGCTGTCGACGGTGTCGGCCCAGCAGGCTCTTCGCGCCAACGGCCGCACGACGAAGAATTCGCGTTCCGTAGTTGACCAGGTGGCCGCCGTTATAATTTTGCAACATGCCCTAGACTCCGAGCGGTCCTCGGGAAACGCCCCTGGATCGCTCGTCGTCCCGGACGAAGGAACTGCTTAA
- the alaS gene encoding alanine--tRNA ligase codes for MHTAEIRQRWLDFFAERGHTVVPSASLVSDDPTLMFTVAGMVPFIPYMSGLIPAPYPRATSVQKCIRTLDIEEVGKTTRHGTFFQMAGNFSFGDYFKEQAIAYAWELLTTSEADGGYGFDERDLWVTVYEDDDEAIEMWKRIAGLPDRRIQRLGKADNYWHTGQAGPGGPCSEIYFDRGPEFGAEGGPAVDDSRYLEIWNLVFMQYLLDDVKSKTDFTVVRELPKKNIDTGLGVERVAFLKQGVANMYETDQVRPVLDLAAQLSGRRYGANHDDDVRMRVVADHVRSALMLMADGVTPSNEGGGYVLRRLLRRSVRSMRLLGVDAPTFTELFPASRDAMKAAYPEVETNYDRIARLAYAEEENFLGTLASGTSILDLAVAKTKQAGTRQLPGDTAFLLHDTFGFPIDLTLEMAEEAGLTVDRSAFDSLMLEQRTKAKADAKAKKTALADLSVYSDFRAKGETVFTGYEYLQTETKVLGIIVDGKSVTRATTGQTAEVILAETSLYAESGGQEADAGTIIGKGFELEVLDVQKPVKGLISHRVVVRSGEVGVDDAATTVVDPEWRRDATQAHSATHLIHAALRQVLGPDAHQSGSYNKAGYMRLDFNWNQALSPETRSEIEEIANSAIRRNLEVETRVMTLDEAKDLGAMALFGEKYGETVRVVDIGGPWSRELCAGTHVASSSEIGLINLVSESSVGSTNRRIESLVGIDAFRDLTTERAIVSQLTTNLKTPREQLPDRIAELLASLKAAEKRIAEFESAALAQRIPQLVEAARTANGVTIVREEVGSLRSADDLRSLVTSVRGRLGSAPAVVALAAEVNGKPSVIVAVNEAARERGVKAGPLAKTAAGVLGGGGGGKDDIAQGGGTDVLALSAALDAVVAGLRL; via the coding sequence ATGCACACCGCTGAAATTCGTCAACGCTGGCTCGACTTTTTTGCAGAGCGGGGGCACACCGTAGTTCCGTCGGCGTCGCTCGTGAGCGACGACCCGACGCTCATGTTCACGGTTGCGGGAATGGTTCCCTTCATCCCGTACATGTCTGGTCTCATCCCCGCGCCGTACCCCCGTGCGACGAGTGTGCAGAAGTGCATTCGCACGCTCGATATCGAAGAGGTCGGCAAGACCACGCGGCACGGCACGTTCTTTCAGATGGCCGGCAACTTCTCCTTTGGTGACTACTTCAAGGAGCAGGCGATCGCCTATGCCTGGGAGCTGCTGACCACGTCGGAGGCCGATGGCGGGTATGGCTTCGACGAGCGTGACCTCTGGGTCACCGTCTACGAGGACGACGACGAAGCGATTGAGATGTGGAAGCGCATCGCTGGCCTACCCGACAGGCGCATCCAGCGTCTGGGTAAGGCCGACAACTACTGGCACACGGGCCAGGCTGGCCCCGGCGGTCCCTGCTCCGAAATTTACTTCGACCGTGGGCCGGAGTTCGGAGCCGAGGGTGGTCCGGCCGTCGACGACAGCCGGTATCTCGAAATCTGGAACCTCGTGTTCATGCAGTATCTGCTCGACGACGTGAAGAGCAAGACAGACTTCACGGTGGTTCGCGAACTGCCGAAGAAGAACATCGACACGGGGCTTGGAGTTGAGCGCGTCGCGTTCCTTAAGCAGGGCGTCGCGAACATGTACGAGACCGATCAGGTCCGCCCGGTTCTCGATCTCGCAGCGCAGCTTTCCGGTCGTCGCTACGGGGCCAACCACGACGACGACGTGCGTATGCGCGTGGTTGCCGACCATGTGCGCTCGGCTCTGATGCTGATGGCGGATGGCGTAACGCCGTCCAACGAGGGTGGCGGCTATGTGCTTCGCCGCTTGCTCCGCAGGAGTGTTCGCTCCATGCGGTTGCTGGGCGTCGACGCCCCCACTTTCACCGAGCTGTTCCCCGCCTCGCGCGACGCCATGAAGGCGGCGTATCCCGAGGTAGAGACTAATTACGACCGCATTGCCAGACTCGCTTACGCCGAGGAAGAGAACTTTCTGGGCACGCTCGCCAGCGGCACCAGCATCCTCGATCTCGCGGTCGCAAAGACGAAGCAGGCCGGCACCCGTCAGCTGCCCGGAGACACGGCGTTCCTGCTGCATGACACGTTCGGGTTCCCGATCGACCTCACACTCGAAATGGCGGAGGAAGCCGGCCTTACGGTCGATCGCTCCGCTTTCGATTCGCTCATGCTCGAGCAGCGCACGAAGGCGAAAGCCGACGCCAAGGCAAAGAAGACCGCGCTGGCCGACCTGTCGGTCTACAGCGACTTTCGCGCCAAGGGCGAGACGGTCTTCACGGGCTATGAGTACCTGCAGACCGAGACAAAGGTTCTCGGAATCATCGTCGACGGAAAGTCGGTGACGCGCGCCACTACGGGTCAAACGGCAGAGGTCATCCTCGCTGAGACGTCGCTATATGCAGAGTCTGGTGGGCAAGAAGCCGATGCCGGGACGATCATCGGAAAGGGCTTCGAACTCGAGGTTCTCGACGTTCAGAAGCCCGTGAAGGGCCTCATTAGCCATCGAGTTGTTGTGCGTTCGGGAGAGGTCGGCGTCGATGACGCTGCCACCACCGTCGTTGACCCTGAATGGCGCCGCGACGCGACTCAGGCCCACTCCGCTACCCACCTCATTCACGCGGCACTTCGGCAGGTCCTCGGCCCGGATGCTCACCAGTCCGGCTCCTACAACAAGGCTGGCTATATGCGCCTTGACTTCAACTGGAATCAGGCGCTCTCTCCTGAGACGCGATCCGAGATCGAAGAGATTGCCAACTCCGCTATTCGCCGCAATCTCGAGGTTGAAACCCGGGTCATGACGCTGGATGAGGCTAAGGACCTCGGCGCTATGGCTCTGTTTGGCGAGAAGTATGGCGAAACCGTGCGCGTCGTTGACATCGGCGGCCCGTGGTCTCGCGAACTGTGTGCCGGAACTCACGTTGCTTCCAGCTCTGAGATCGGGCTCATCAACCTGGTCAGTGAATCGTCCGTGGGGTCGACAAATCGCCGCATCGAGTCTCTCGTGGGCATCGACGCCTTCCGCGACCTCACCACGGAAAGGGCGATCGTTTCGCAGCTCACAACCAACCTCAAGACTCCTCGTGAGCAGTTGCCTGACCGGATCGCCGAATTGCTCGCCTCACTCAAGGCAGCGGAGAAGCGCATTGCCGAGTTCGAGTCTGCGGCACTTGCCCAGCGGATTCCGCAGCTCGTGGAGGCGGCTCGCACGGCAAACGGCGTAACGATCGTGCGGGAAGAGGTGGGAAGCCTTCGGTCTGCGGATGACCTTCGCAGCCTGGTGACGAGCGTTCGAGGCCGTCTGGGTTCGGCGCCCGCTGTTGTGGCCCTCGCCGCAGAGGTCAACGGAAAGCCCTCGGTGATCGTCGCAGTCAACGAGGCCGCGCGCGAGCGGGGCGTCAAGGCCGGACCTTTGGCCAAGACCGCCGCAGGAGTCCTCGGTGGCGGTGGCGGTGGCAAGGACGACATCGCACAGGGAGGCGGAACGGATGTTCTCGCCCTCTCGGCTGCGCTCGACGCCGTCGTGGCAGGACTCCGACTCTGA
- the rpsD gene encoding 30S ribosomal protein S4, which yields MSTKSRTRSKTRLSRALGIPLTPKAAKGFEKRPYAPGEHGRTKRKTDSDYAVRLREKQRLRAQYGIREKQLRIAFNEARRADGLTGENLVELLEMRLDAVLVRAAIARTTAQARQMIVHRHIIVDGQRVDRPSFRVKPGQLVGVHQRSEGMEPFQVAAAGGHVDLLPKTPAYLEVELDKLQVRLVRRPKRAEVPVTCEVQLVVEYYAAR from the coding sequence GTGTCTACCAAGTCACGTACTCGTAGCAAGACCAGGCTCTCCCGTGCACTGGGCATTCCGCTTACCCCGAAGGCCGCTAAGGGCTTCGAGAAGCGCCCCTATGCTCCCGGTGAGCACGGCCGCACCAAGCGCAAGACCGACAGCGACTACGCCGTTCGTCTTCGCGAGAAGCAGCGCCTACGCGCCCAGTACGGCATCCGCGAGAAGCAGCTTCGCATCGCGTTCAACGAGGCGCGTCGTGCCGATGGCCTGACCGGTGAAAACCTGGTCGAGCTGCTCGAGATGCGTCTTGACGCTGTTCTCGTTCGCGCGGCGATCGCCCGTACCACCGCTCAGGCTCGCCAGATGATCGTGCACCGTCACATCATTGTCGACGGCCAGCGCGTTGACCGCCCGTCGTTCCGCGTCAAGCCAGGCCAGCTCGTTGGTGTTCACCAGCGCAGCGAGGGCATGGAGCCCTTCCAGGTTGCAGCAGCCGGCGGTCACGTCGACCTTCTGCCGAAGACGCCTGCTTACCTCGAGGTCGAGCTCGACAAGCTTCAGGTTCGCCTTGTGCGCCGCCCGAAGCGTGCCGAGGTTCCGGTCACGTGTGAAGTTCAGCTCGTCGTGGAGTACTACGCCGCGCGCTAG